In the Cylindrospermopsis raciborskii Cr2010 genome, TGCTGTGGAACCAGAGCAGTTTGTCCTGGCTGTAAATGCTGGTGCCGATTTAATTGAAATTGGCAACTTTGACTCATTTTACGCACAAGGTCGCAAATTTGAAGCCGACGAAGTTTTATCCCTAACCCATAAAACTCGTGCCTTACTGCCTGAAATAACCCTATCTGTGACTGTTCCCCATATTCTCACCCTAGACCAACAGGTGCAACTAGCTGAAGCCCTAGTTCAAGCTGGTGCTGACATTATTCAAACCGAAGGGGGAACTAGTAGTAAAGCAACCCATGCTGGAACCCTGGGTTTAATTGAAAAAGCTGCTCCCACCCTAGCAGCAACATTTGAAATTTCTCGTGCTGTGTCCATCCCCGTTTTGTGCGCTTCTGGTATTTCCAATGTCACCGCACCCCTAGCTGTAGCTGCTGGCGCTGCTGGTGTGGGCGTAGGATCTGCGATTAATCAACTTAACAGTGAAATTGCTATGATTGCCTCTGTGCGCTCTCTAGTAGAATCCCTGTCTAATAGTAATATTAGTTCACCTGTGTAAGCGGTTGTCAGAGAATTCTTAAAGGGTGTTTGGTCCTGGACCAAACCCATATTCAACTAACTCAAACAGTCCTTCAAACTATAAATCACCCTGTCTTGCTGCTCCTGAGTCAGTTCTGGGAACATAGGTAAGGATATAACTTGATGACAAGCTGCTTCAGACACTGGCAATTTTCCACACTCATAACCTAAACATTGATATACTGGTTGCAGGTGTAAAGGTACAGGGTAATAGACCATGGTGCTCACTCCCCTTTCTTGTAGCGCAGTTCTCACCCAGTCCCTATATTTAGAACTAGCGCCATTTCTCTCTTGACTGGAAACGCGAATAGTATATTGATTCCAAACTCCTATCCCCCCCAATAATTCTTGCGGTGGGGTAATCCCAGAAATTTGTCCCAGATGTTGATAATAATAGGCGGCTATTTTTTGCCGTTGTTCATTCCAAATATCCAAATAGGGTAGTTTGATTTCCAGAATTGCAGCTTGGAGAGCATCTAAACGACTATTTACACCTACTTCCTCATGAATATATCTTGTCTTGCTACCATGTTCCTTTAATAGTCTAATTTTGTCCGCTATTTCTCTATCGTTAGTGGTGATTGCTCCCCCATCACCACAACCCCCCAAATTTTTAGTGGGATAAAAGCTAAAACACCCAATATTTCCTATACTACCAACCTTTTGTCCCTCCCAACTCGCACCTGTAGCTTGAGCGCAATCCTCAATAACAGCTAAATTATGGGAGTGAGCAATCTCCATCAAAGCTGTCATATCCACAGGTAATCCAAACAGGTGTACAGGCATTATAGCTTTAGTTTTTTTGGTAATAGCCGCTGAAATTTTGCTCACATCCAAGTTAAAGGTAGTGGGGTCAATATCTACAAATACAGGTATAGCCCCTACCGCACTAATCACTTCCGTAGTCGCAAAAAAGCTAAAGGGTGTGGTAATTACCTCGTCCCCCGCCCCAATATCCAAAGCCCGTAGCGATAAATACAAGGCATCAGTACCGGAATTACAAGCTACACACTCGTTAACACCATGATAGGCAGCAAATTGCTGTTCAAACCCCTCCACTCCGGGGCCACCAATGTAACGTCCGGAACTGAGAACTTCTAACACAGCACGACTAATTTTGGACTCAATGGCCAAATACTGCTGTTTGATATCAAATGCGGGAACGGAATTTACACCTTGGATCATGGTTTTTATCTTAATTGCGGGATAGGGATCAGACGGAAAAGTATTGTTCTAATAGGAATGGCTATTCTATTCGCCTGTTCTAATTGTACTGGTTAGTCATACTATTTATTATATTTATAATATGGTCATATACTAGTATTACTGAACTATGTCAGATTTAGTTAGGTTGGACATTACGGATTTGGGTTTTGCTCTGGGTTTAATGGCTATTACCATTGGTTTATCCGTCTGGGAAAAATTGGGACTGGAATTAAACCTAGTCATAGCAGGGTTGCGAAGCTTTTTCCAATTGGTCGTGTTAGCATACGTTTTAGATTTCGTTTTTGCCACTGATAATGTTTGGGTTATTGGGGGGTTTGTCCTGGTTATGTTGACAATTACAGCTATTGTAGCCAGAAACCGCATCAGTACCAAAGTTTCTTTCTTACTTCCCCTGGTTTGGACAACTATTTTTGTCAGTACATCACTAATTCTTATTTATATAAACTTTTTGATTATTAAACCTGATAGATGGTACGAACCACGTTATTTAATTCCTATATCCGCCATATTGCTTGCTAATGCCATGAATGCAGCAGCAGTAGCAGGGGAAAGATTAGTTGGCAGTATTCGTCAATTTCCTCAAGAAATCGAAACCCATCTCAGTTTAGGCGCAACGCCACAACAAGCTGTTAGTCAATATCGCCGAGACGCAATTAGAACAGCTCTTTTTCCCACACTTAATCAAATGATGTTCATGGGGATGGTAACCATACCTACTTTTAGTAGCGGACAATTACTGGCAGGTATGTCACCGCTGGAAGCCTTATCCTACCAAATTCTTATCGTTTTTATGGTAGTCCTGGTTAATTTACTAACGGCAATTTTGATTACTAGATATCTATATCGTCAATTTTTCAATGATGCTATGCAGTTGTTAAAGTAGTTCAATGTTTTTTGCTCCCATATTCCATAATGTTTTTGTTTCTTTAATTAGCCAGCTTAAATAAGTCTCACTTACATAATCAATTGGCATAGCCACAATACAAGGTGTATCGTAAGAATGTAGGGAACTTATCTTATCCTTTATTTGTACAAATAGATCTTGTCGAGATTTCATAATTAAAATTGCTTCTTTTTCTACTTGAACTTCACCATTCCACCAGTAAATACTATCCATATTTTCTACTATGTTAGCACATGCCACAAGACGCTTTTGTACTAATAGCTTACCTATACTAATAGCTTCATCCCGGTCTTTACATGTAACGTACAAAAAAATAACTTTCATATCTTAAATGATTAATGTTTCTTTAGTTGTCACTTATCATGAGAACTGATTGAACCTCTCCCAGAATCGTTTTCTTCCCCATGACATACAGTCAAATCCTACTCCCTCCTGGGACGTTGTGGAAAAAACTCCAGGAAACTACTCACCATGCTTTACAGTGCGGTGCACTCATACCCATATCTACCAAGTCCGAATTTGTTGAACAAGATGGAGTAATCTTTTTAGTACGAGTCTTGTCTAACCTGAATCGCAAACAAAGTGCCCAAAAAAAACAAGATCAAATTATTAAGGTTTCCGGAACAGACTTTAACCCTTTTCTGCCATATCAAGAAGATCTATTTGTAGCTGATATCTCAGAAACTCATGTTTGTATATTGAATAAGTTCAATGTGGTTAATTATCACCTATTGATTATTACCCGTGCTTTCGTAGAACAAGAGAGTCTGCTGACTGGGGAAGATTTGGCAGCAATGTGGGCCTGTTTAGCCGAATTTGATGGACTGGCATTCTATAATGGCGGTAAAGTTGCTGGTGCTAGTCAGCGCCATAAACATTTACAAATTATTCCCCTAGCTGAAACTGAAATTCCCATAGCTCCATTATTGACTACAGCTAAATTGGAAAATGGCATTACTACCATACCAGCATTTCCTTTCCTTCATGCTTTCACTGCTTTTTCCCCCGATGAAACTCCTCAAGACATCCTGTCCAAGTATTATGCTTTGTTAGACATGGTTAGCATTACAGCAACTGATAATCTTCAACAATCCGCAGCCTACAATTTTCTGGCAACCCGAAATTGGATGTTGGTTGTACCAAGATTAAAGGAGGATTTTATCTCCATTCCTATCAATTCCCTGGGGTTTGCAGGTAGTTTATTGGTTAAAAATTCCGCACAAA is a window encoding:
- a CDS encoding DUF561 domain-containing protein: MIMLPQLQNAFLRRNVLKVISGLNNFNLDSVAAIVKAADLGGATFVDIAADQRLIHLVKSLTSLPVCVSAVEPEQFVLAVNAGADLIEIGNFDSFYAQGRKFEADEVLSLTHKTRALLPEITLSVTVPHILTLDQQVQLAEALVQAGADIIQTEGGTSSKATHAGTLGLIEKAAPTLAATFEISRAVSIPVLCASGISNVTAPLAVAAGAAGVGVGSAINQLNSEIAMIASVRSLVESLSNSNISSPV
- a CDS encoding DegT/DnrJ/EryC1/StrS family aminotransferase, which translates into the protein MIQGVNSVPAFDIKQQYLAIESKISRAVLEVLSSGRYIGGPGVEGFEQQFAAYHGVNECVACNSGTDALYLSLRALDIGAGDEVITTPFSFFATTEVISAVGAIPVFVDIDPTTFNLDVSKISAAITKKTKAIMPVHLFGLPVDMTALMEIAHSHNLAVIEDCAQATGASWEGQKVGSIGNIGCFSFYPTKNLGGCGDGGAITTNDREIADKIRLLKEHGSKTRYIHEEVGVNSRLDALQAAILEIKLPYLDIWNEQRQKIAAYYYQHLGQISGITPPQELLGGIGVWNQYTIRVSSQERNGASSKYRDWVRTALQERGVSTMVYYPVPLHLQPVYQCLGYECGKLPVSEAACHQVISLPMFPELTQEQQDRVIYSLKDCLS
- a CDS encoding ABC transporter permease; amino-acid sequence: MSDLVRLDITDLGFALGLMAITIGLSVWEKLGLELNLVIAGLRSFFQLVVLAYVLDFVFATDNVWVIGGFVLVMLTITAIVARNRISTKVSFLLPLVWTTIFVSTSLILIYINFLIIKPDRWYEPRYLIPISAILLANAMNAAAVAGERLVGSIRQFPQEIETHLSLGATPQQAVSQYRRDAIRTALFPTLNQMMFMGMVTIPTFSSGQLLAGMSPLEALSYQILIVFMVVLVNLLTAILITRYLYRQFFNDAMQLLK
- the cutA gene encoding divalent-cation tolerance protein CutA, which translates into the protein MYVTCKDRDEAISIGKLLVQKRLVACANIVENMDSIYWWNGEVQVEKEAILIMKSRQDLFVQIKDKISSLHSYDTPCIVAMPIDYVSETYLSWLIKETKTLWNMGAKNIELL
- a CDS encoding ATP adenylyltransferase family protein — translated: MTYSQILLPPGTLWKKLQETTHHALQCGALIPISTKSEFVEQDGVIFLVRVLSNLNRKQSAQKKQDQIIKVSGTDFNPFLPYQEDLFVADISETHVCILNKFNVVNYHLLIITRAFVEQESLLTGEDLAAMWACLAEFDGLAFYNGGKVAGASQRHKHLQIIPLAETEIPIAPLLTTAKLENGITTIPAFPFLHAFTAFSPDETPQDILSKYYALLDMVSITATDNLQQSAAYNFLATRNWMLVVPRLKEDFISIPINSLGFAGSLLVKNSAQMQLVKDIGPMNILKNVAISNI